The Sorangiineae bacterium MSr11954 DNA segment TCCCTGATTCGCTGATCGTAGCCGTGGTTGCCGGTTCGTCGTGGGATTCGTGGAGCGTCGGTGGTACGTGGAGACGGGGTAACTCGCACGGTTGGACCCCGAACTCGGCGCGACACGCTTCGACGAGGGCGGCACGCATCGTCGCCGCGTCGGGCCAGCGGCGCGATATTTCGAACTCGAGGGCGCGGTCGACCAATTGACAGAATGGACCAGAAACCTCGGGGGCAACCTCTCCAAGTGGCCGTGCCTTGCTCGTAGCGGCGCGAACGACTACCTCGTTCCCCGACCGACCTTCATGGACGTGTTTGCCCGAGAGAAGTGCGAACATCGTCGCGCCGACCGCCCAAAGATCGGTGCGCCCATCGACGTCTCGCCCCAGAGCCTGTTCGGGCGCCATGAACGCTGGCGTCCCCCTCGCGTGCCCCGAGCGCGTGACGGCGGCTTCCGCACCCGAAAATAGCCTCGCAGTACCCCAATCGATCACGCGAATGTCGCCGGCTTCCTGCGTGACGAACAGGTTGCTTGGTTTGAGATCCCGATGAACGACGTTCGAGGCGTGGGCCGCCTCGAGAACGTCGAGGAGCGCGTCCGCAACGACGACCACCTCCGAAAGGGGCAGCTTCTTTTCATTCCGCGAGGCTCGTTGCTGCAACGTCTCACCTTCGAGCAGCGGCATGACCAAGAAGATGTGCCCATCGTCGGTCACGTTGTCGTCGACCGCGGAGACGACACCGGGGTGGTTCACACGGTTCGCGAGGAGCGCCTCCCGATGCGATAGGACCTCAACATCGAGACGTTCGCGCAGGATTTTGACTGCGACCGGGCGGCCATTGCGGTGCACCGCGGCGTACACTGACGACGTGCCACCCGTGCCGAGGAGTCGCAAAATGCGATACTTTTCGCACAGAGTCGTTCCAGTGTAACGCCCTGCACTACTCCCCGAAGTGCGGTCGAACATTTGACGGAAAATGCCGTAAAAAAAACTAACGGGTCAAGACGCCGCGCACACGATTACCAATCGATGTTGATTCAACACATTTGAGAATTTCAGTCCGTCTTTCGAAGTGCTTGAGCTCACTCGGCGGGCCGGGCTCAGGACCACTCTCTCGCTTCGTGTAGGAAAATACCGGCAGTCGCCGAACCAAGTCTCAGCCCAAGCTTCGTGCTCCAGCTTTAGGGTTTGAGGTCGTATTTCTTAATAAGGCGTCTCAACTGGTAACGATTTCTGAACCCGAGGGCTTGCCATGTGGCCTCAAGATTGCCGTTATGACGCGCGAGGGCCGCACGAATTTGTTCCCGCTCCTCGGTGTTCTCGTCGCGATCCACGGGAGTGCCCTCGAGGTTTGCGCCATCGCCGGTGCTCTCTGGTGTAGCTTCGGGTGCCTGGATGATGTCGCCGTCGCTGTTCTGGATAGCCGACCACACGATAACGGATAGCTCGCGCGCATTGGTGCGATATCGGCGCAATACGAGCTTGCGCAAGAAAGTGAGTGATATGCGTGGTAGTCCATCGCGGTTGCCGTTGGGGAAAAAGCGCGCGATGGATGGGTCTTCCGTCATGAAGGTGCGCAAAAGGTGTAGGAGAAGCAATGGGATGTCTTCACGTCGCTGATTCAAATCGGGAACTTGTATTCGATACTGAAGTCGGGCGAGAAGGTCTTCTTTGATGGTTGCTATTGGCCGGTTCGTTGATGCAATGAGACGAAATCTCGAGCGTCGAGCGACAGCCTCCCCCAAACGCTGATATTCGCCGCTGTCAAGGACTCGCAAAAGGTGAGTCTGCAACGTCAGTGGCAACTCTGCGAATTCGTCCAGGTAGAGCGTCGATTCGTCAGCCTGCCCAACGAGGCCATGCCGTTCCGGCATGCCGGGATTCGGGTAATTTCGGACATTGCCGAACAGTTCCGCGTCGATGATCCCTTCGGGCAGAGTGGCGGCGTTCCGAGCGACCATGGGCCCCCCCCGCGACAACCGGTGAATAGCATTCGCAACCAGCTCCTTCCCACTGCCGCTTGGGCCATGGATCAGCACGTGACCCGTCCGAGGACCGACGAACGCAAGCTGTCGGCGCAGCTTCCATATCGCGGCGGACTCACCCACAAGGCCGAAAGCATCAGGCTGCCCGTGTGTATGCTCTGGGTAGGCATTGTTGACGGCCGTAGTTGCGGAATGTTCGACGACGCACACAAGCAGGAGTTGCCGTCCGAACTGCACCAAGTCGCCAGGGCCCACTCGACATTTTTCGACCGGGTAGCCGTTAAGGGTCAATCCCGCCCGCCCTACGTTGTGGACGTCAATCGCCATGTCGTGATGCCGCACGCGCAGCAGTGCTTGGATGCGGGAAATTTGCGGGATCTCCATGGGGGAACGAGCAGCGAGCTCGGAGCGCTTACCGAATTGCACACGGCGACCGGGGTCGTTCGTGCGCGCACCGCCACGACCAAAGACGCAATCGCCGCCGGCAGGTGGGAAATGCATGACTTCTCCGAGACGCCACGGCTCGGAGCACCATAGGATCACGAACGTCACCATTCGGCGTTCTTCTTCAACGGAAGCGCCACTCGTCGCGGCTTCGTCATCTATCGTGCCCGTTGACGGGCTGAGTAGGTGCTTTGACATAGGACCGTTCGGGAGCACAGTATATGACCGTCATCGGTTGAGCAACCAGGCGCCGGTGGGCGCCCAATGGGCGCCCCGGGCGCCCCCGGGGCGGCGGTTCAAGGGGATGACGACAAACCTATGCGGGCGAGTTTCCGGCCAAAGAATAGGGCCCGCAGTCTTGGCTTTATGCTTAAACGACATCCCCGTGTCAAATTCCGAGCGTGGAATGGAATTCGCTATGCCGTGGCGTACCCAAACCTTAGGGGAGGTTCGCTAATGGGAGTACATTGCGGAGGACGATGAGGACCTCAGCAGTTCACCCTCGCCGGGGCTACTCGCCGGGGGCAGCCCCAGAGTGAAGCGAGGAACCCGCTCATGAAGCCCAGGAGGGCCCGATGACGGCGAGGGAAGTCATCGTCGCTCAGCTGGTCGTCCCGGCAGTGCGGGCAGCCGTGAGCGCGAAAGGACAGGCACGCCGATCGTAATAATAATTTAAATATTGCATGTCCGACATTGCCAAATACAATGCAGGTCGCAATATGGTCGAAGTGACGAGGGTCGGCAATACACTATTGTCACTGCTTGAGTACCGCATTATATTCATTCTGCCTCTGGAATTGTTCGCTCTTCGACTGGCCCCGAACACCTTCTTCGCGCAACCGCCCGTGCAACTACTTAGCTTATGTCCTCACTCACTCCAGCAGACAATCGTGAAGAAAGGGAGTGTCCCCCATGCAGGCGTATTACGAGCCACTGACAGGCCGCATCACCATCGACAGCGGGGCTCGCGCCGGGTACGCCATGCATGATTTTGTTTGCAGCCGGCCGCGGCTAGATCTTGCATAACGTGTCGTCATCGGGGAGGGGAACTTTGAATTGCCAAATCACATCTCGGTCGTCCCGCGTCGAGCGAGTTGTCAAAGACATGGACCCCACGCTGAGGCGTTACTACTATGAAGCGGTTCAAAGCGCTTTGGACGCGCGCGATCGGGCTCTGACGCATTTGGACTGTACCGGGGTAGCCCTTGCAGCAACCAAACGTCGGCTCACAGCTCGCACGCGACGAAGAGCCACCCTCGACACGGCGGATGCTGGCGGGCCTACCCCCGAAAGGACAATCTCCGTGATGTTCTGCTAACGACGAGGGAGAAGCACGTAATGGAGAACTATTATGAGTCGCCCCTGGATTTGATCACGTCCGACCCGGCGATACGCTGGGGGTTGCCTTGCATTCGCGGGCAGATTCCGGCGTCCCTGCCACTGCTCCGAATGGCCGAAGGCGCATCCATCGAGGGTGTCATGCAAGAACTCGGGATCTCGCGCAGCGAGATCCTCGCGTGCCTTGCGTACGCGGCTCGGGCGGTGGGCGTCGAAACCGACCGCCTGATCCATCCGCTCTAGCGAGCGTTCATCCCGGCTCCAGGCCCTCGTCCAGTTAACGCTTCTTAACTATTTGAAAGGAGTCGATGTCGAGCAAGTACCAGCGTTCTCGCCGTGCCTACCAAATCGCAGGCACCTGGCCGAAACGAGCGTGGACCGGAAACGACGTGACGCATTCGTGGTGCGTGCCTCCGTGCCCGTGGGCATGCGTCATTTCGCCTGATCCGCGCTCGTTTCGGCCAGGAGCTCCGATTGTGTATTCAGGCGTCGCCCGATCCAATCGGTGTGAACAGTCTCCGAAAGAGCGAAGCGACAGCGTCGCGCTGTGATCCCCCCTTTCCACATTGCGCAATCCAGGTGCAGCTCACGCTGCGGTTCCGGTTTCGGAGGATTTGAGACCAACGTCGTAGAAAAGGATTTTCAAATGAGCACGACAAGTGTCCTCACAGTCCCGCGAAACTTCCTCCCGCCCTCTGGCTACAAGATGCTGGAGGGGATCGTCGGCGTTCCGAATGTCCTCGGCGTGTGTCGTGTGGTGCTGCGAGAACGCGATGGGCGAATGTGTCTCATCCAATACTCGCCGAGCGTGAAGCCCGTGGCTGGGGCGACGCTCGAGCTCGTGACGGCCGCGAAGCTCGATGCCGAGATAGGGGCGAACCCGTACATTCCGGAGGATCGCCCGACCAAGCGGGAGATCCCTGACGACGAAAAGGAGCATCTCGTCCCCGACTTTAACCAGGACTTGTGATGTGCAAAGGAATTCGGATCCTCGCTCAGCTTGTCAGGGAGGCGTTCAACGCCCACGTAGTGACTATCCTCACTTCGGTGTTCCCCACCTGGTTTGGGATGTGGGGAGGAGCGCCCGCACCTGAGCGCCATTGCGGCTCACGGGATAGCGCAGAACGGATTTTGCGGAGGAGGAACTACCTGACTTGGGTGCCTCGATACCCAGCTCACGAAGGGGACCCAATTAGGCTGCTTTCTGGATGGTCATGGATCAAGCGATGGCGGGAGATCGAGCCCGTGCTGGAGAAAGAAGACGCAATGGTCGTGGGAGGTGCCATTGATGACGTAGCGGGGGAACGTCTCGCGTCCGGGTTTTCTAAACCAGATATTCTCGCCGCGGAGCCAATTCCGCGGGCCGCCGCGATCGCAATCGGCGCACCTGATATCGGCGAACGGGACGAGGTCGCACTGGCCTACCTCCGGTGGCGGCTCGGCAATAGCGTAACAACCGCATATGGGATCGTCTCGCTTCGATGTGATGGAGAGATGCCACATGGGGAAGGCGGGACGGGGCCGTACAAGGCTTTGGCCAAGTTCGGAGACGTAAAGATTCACGTGCTGAGCGATTGGGATACGTTTTTACTGTCAAGAACGCACGTGACGGGATTGCTGGCTAAGCTCAATGCTCGCTACGAGCTTGGTGAGTCTAATAACGGGTTCGACGCGACCGGCCAGGAGCCATTCGTGGGCGAGCAAGTGGTTGCACTGTTCGCGATAAAGATGTTGCCGAAATAAAATCTCGTGATACCGTACTGCACGTCAGCGACACTCGTGGAAGCCGAGCGGCTGCTCCGCACCATCCGCTCTACGGCTCACGGTGCTCGTTCGGTAATCCGGAGATTTAGGAAGGTACTCGGAGAACAATCAGACCAACACGTGAGGTGTCAAATGAGCAATGCACCCTTGATGACGCACGAAGAGATGGACGCTCTCATGGACGAGCATCTCGCCGCGGAAGCTGCGGGAGACGTGGATCGGGTGATCGCAACGTTCGCCGAGAACGTGGAGCACGACATCGTGGGTCCCGGCGATGTTCCAGTGGTGTTCGGCGTCGACGCAGTGCGGCTCCGCTACGATAGTCTGTTCAAGAACATCCAGGTTGTAGATCGCAAGCAGTTCAGACGGGCCCATGGGGACAACGTTCTCACCGATGACTCGATGTTGACCGTGAAGGTCATCGGTAGGATGGGGCCGATGGAGGGCGGTGGTCGCACCATCAGCTTCCGAATGTTTCATGTTGTGGAGATGGCGCATGGCAAGATCGTGCGCGAGAACGTTTGGTTCGATACTGCAGGTATCGCGCGGGAGCTCGCTGCTGTGGAAACTCAGAGCAACAATGCGGCAGCGGACTAGGTACCCCAAGGACGCAGATCCCGACGCCTTCGAGGAACGCCAAATCGATCTCGGGAAGAACGTGGCTTTGCCCGGTCTGCTGACCGTCACGAACGGGGCGGGACCCTTCCCGGCAGCGGTCCTCGTGTGCGGCGCCGGACGATGGATCAGGACAAGACCGTCGGTGCCGTGAAGGTGCACTGTGATCTCGCCTGGGGGCTCGCGAGCCGCGGGAACGCAGTGGTTCGCTACGCCAGTGCCTTTGGAAATCAACGTGATTGCTTGTGGTTACGCAAATAGATCAACTGCACAATTTGATGGAGTGCAATACCTCATGGCATCTCCGGCTCGCGTCGTACACCCCAGAGCTGCGGGTCAGTACGCGAAAACACTCGTGGCGGATATGATTCGTCTTACTGAGGTCATAACAAGGACACCAGGAGGTTCAACTCGGCGGGCGCTGGTGTCTCAGCTCAACCTTGGCGATACACGATTTCAGTTTGCGTGCTTCGCTGCGCTCGCCACGGGGGCGATGCGCCGGGTCGGAACCCGAACTAGCACGCGGTACGTACCTGCTTCGACAGAGACACCAAGCGAAGTACAGCCGGAAAGGGAGTTATTGCAACGACTTGTCAGTTACGTGAAGGGCCACTCCGCAGGGGTCCTCCGTAGTACCTTACTGATTCAGCTCGGGGTAAACGAACCTCGCCTTTGGATCGCAAGCGAGGTAGCAATTGCTCTTGGCGCCATCGTGAGCAAGACAACGCCGCAGGGACGTGTTTTCTATCCTGCACCCGAAGCATCACCGAACACGCTCCCGAGCGGAGATGACCTCCACCTCGGCGTCCCGGCCCGCGCGACCTCGATCTCGAGTTTGGACGAGCCCTACCCAGAAGGCGATACGGTATGAACACGGGAGCGCCGTCGAAAGGAGAACTCTTCGGGCTGTCACGCGACTACGGTGAGCGGCTGGAGCGGACGCAGAGCGAAGCGCTCTACGAGCTCGCTGCGGACCGCCCGCGGGAGGGGACAGCGCGCAAGCCGTGCTCTCGCACCGCCAAAGGCACGTACGTCGCCGCCGGATTTGCACTCTCGAGGATGCCCGAGCCAGAGTGCTTCGATGCAGACGGAGCCGGCGACTATCATCACGTCGTGTTGGGAGCCATGTCATGAGGACGAACGAACCCGAGATCCTCTGTACGGAACCGGTCATCAGTCCGAATACCGTGCATTTGTTGGGCGGGCTTGTAAGCCCGAACGCCTATGTCGAGCCTGCCATGATGCGGTGGCCCCGTGACCAGTGTCGGCCCGAGATCGGGTACGGCCTCGTGGTGCATTACGAGGCGGACGTGACGAGCGAGACCGAGGTGACGACAGCCACGCGTGCCGGGTCGGCCACCGTCCTCAAGCTTATTGCCGTTATCACGATTGCCCCGGAACAGCTCGACCGTCTGAAGGCAACCATCGAGCGACGTACTCTCGACGCACTCCAACACGCCTATGTGCGGGACGTTTTCGCGGGCCGGTTTGGGCCTGCGGTGGAGGGAGATATCGTGACCAACATTGTAGATGATGTACTACTTGGCGAGCGATTGACGACAGCATCGGTCGATTGAGCGTGGGTGTCTGTTAATTTGTCTCCGGAATACCCAAGAGGCAGCGTGAGCCATCTCCCAATACCAACTGAGCACGATTCTCACCAATGGCTC contains these protein-coding regions:
- a CDS encoding DUF433 domain-containing protein — encoded protein: MENYYESPLDLITSDPAIRWGLPCIRGQIPASLPLLRMAEGASIEGVMQELGISRSEILACLAYAARAVGVETDRLIHPL
- a CDS encoding ester cyclase, yielding MSNAPLMTHEEMDALMDEHLAAEAAGDVDRVIATFAENVEHDIVGPGDVPVVFGVDAVRLRYDSLFKNIQVVDRKQFRRAHGDNVLTDDSMLTVKVIGRMGPMEGGGRTISFRMFHVVEMAHGKIVRENVWFDTAGIARELAAVETQSNNAAAD
- a CDS encoding sigma 54-interacting transcriptional regulator, encoding MVTFVILWCSEPWRLGEVMHFPPAGGDCVFGRGGARTNDPGRRVQFGKRSELAARSPMEIPQISRIQALLRVRHHDMAIDVHNVGRAGLTLNGYPVEKCRVGPGDLVQFGRQLLLVCVVEHSATTAVNNAYPEHTHGQPDAFGLVGESAAIWKLRRQLAFVGPRTGHVLIHGPSGSGKELVANAIHRLSRGGPMVARNAATLPEGIIDAELFGNVRNYPNPGMPERHGLVGQADESTLYLDEFAELPLTLQTHLLRVLDSGEYQRLGEAVARRSRFRLIASTNRPIATIKEDLLARLQYRIQVPDLNQRREDIPLLLLHLLRTFMTEDPSIARFFPNGNRDGLPRISLTFLRKLVLRRYRTNARELSVIVWSAIQNSDGDIIQAPEATPESTGDGANLEGTPVDRDENTEEREQIRAALARHNGNLEATWQALGFRNRYQLRRLIKKYDLKP